The following coding sequences lie in one Terriglobia bacterium genomic window:
- a CDS encoding glycosyl hydrolase → MHFRHAFPGSLVLLALAALSLPAQVKIDSSTFGALEARALGPAAMSGRIAAIDGNPRDGRVVYVGAAGGGVWKSANGGITFKPVFDRYNQSIGAIAVDPSNPETVWVGTGESWVRNSVSIGSGIYRTTDGGESWQFMGLPDSERIARIVVDPKDSKTVYVAALGHLWDANEERGLFKTTDSGKTWKRILYVDSDTGCSDIAIDPQETQVLYAGMWQFRRRPWFFKSGGPGSGLYRSSDAGKTWDRIKDGMPEGELGRIAVAVSPARPSTVWALMEAKKTALLRSDDMGRTWITVSTAAAVTARPFYFSLIVPDPKDYKRLYKPGLMLSFSDDGGKSFVVRGVGLGSVSYHPDLHALWIDPANPATLYLGTDGGVYKSSDAGASWNFLRNLPVSQFYHVSYDMEIPYNVYGGLQDNGSWMGPSEAPGGVQNKDWRSVGIGDGFYVFPHPTDKNVLYSQYQGGRILRFHKKTGEIKSIMPQPAAGDPKFRFNWNAAAALSPANPDTLYLGGQFLFRSRNRGESWEKISPDLTTNNPEKQKQQESGGLTADNSSAENHCTIYAIAESPRDPNIIWAGTDDGNLQLTRDGGKTWKNLVVNVPGVPQCTQVSSIEASRHAPGTAYVSFDGHMLGDSKTYVFRTADFGATWTPIMTGDIKGYAHVVREDTVKPDVLFVGTEFGLFLTVDGGKQWAQFTGGLPNVAVRDLAIHRRDDALIIATHGRGIYVVDDITPIRQITQEVLESKITILNNKPSPVRLVSRVQAFGGNDEFVGQNPQEVAWITYYLKERHVIGEFNIEIYDSQGNMVTKLAAGTRRGINRVAWPMRLKPPRVATAATLEGNSMLGPSAPEGNYTARLIMDGETFTAPIRLVADPASPHSEEDRKLQQQTVLRLYRLIERIAFVSASIAEARDQARDRAKQVRAVTGTKTIDEGLAKGLDAFADELDKQIAAIAAQKQEGTPGAAFPEARLREMAGELYGDVSGYGGRPSQSQLERAGVLEQEAEKVNSGLERLLARDLEPLNAKLKASNLAPIARLTKEEFDKRQR, encoded by the coding sequence ATGCACTTCCGACATGCGTTCCCCGGGAGCCTGGTCCTGCTGGCTCTCGCCGCGCTGAGCCTGCCCGCCCAGGTCAAGATCGACTCCAGCACCTTTGGGGCTCTGGAAGCCCGCGCCCTCGGCCCCGCCGCAATGAGCGGCCGCATCGCCGCCATCGACGGCAACCCGCGCGACGGCCGGGTCGTCTACGTCGGCGCAGCCGGAGGCGGCGTCTGGAAATCCGCCAACGGCGGTATCACTTTCAAACCCGTCTTCGACAGGTACAACCAATCCATCGGCGCTATCGCGGTCGACCCATCCAACCCCGAGACCGTCTGGGTCGGCACCGGCGAATCCTGGGTGCGCAACAGCGTCTCGATCGGCTCGGGCATCTACAGGACCACTGACGGCGGTGAAAGCTGGCAGTTCATGGGTTTGCCCGATTCCGAACGTATCGCGCGCATTGTCGTCGACCCCAAAGATTCCAAGACCGTCTATGTCGCCGCCCTCGGCCATCTCTGGGACGCGAACGAAGAGCGCGGCCTCTTTAAGACCACCGACAGCGGCAAAACCTGGAAACGCATTCTTTACGTAGATTCCGACACCGGATGCTCCGACATCGCCATCGATCCGCAGGAAACCCAGGTCCTGTACGCCGGCATGTGGCAGTTCCGCCGCCGGCCCTGGTTCTTCAAGTCCGGCGGCCCCGGCAGCGGTCTTTATCGCAGCAGCGATGCCGGCAAGACCTGGGATCGCATCAAGGACGGCATGCCTGAAGGGGAACTCGGCCGCATCGCCGTGGCCGTCTCTCCGGCGCGCCCCTCCACAGTCTGGGCTCTGATGGAAGCCAAGAAGACCGCCCTGCTCCGAAGCGATGATATGGGCCGCACCTGGATCACCGTCAGCACCGCCGCCGCCGTCACCGCCCGTCCTTTTTACTTCAGCTTGATTGTCCCCGATCCGAAGGATTATAAGCGCCTCTACAAGCCCGGCCTCATGCTGAGCTTCTCCGACGACGGCGGCAAGAGCTTCGTTGTGCGCGGCGTAGGTCTCGGCTCCGTTTCTTACCACCCGGACCTGCACGCCCTGTGGATTGATCCCGCCAACCCGGCTACCCTCTACCTTGGCACCGACGGGGGCGTCTATAAGTCTTCAGATGCCGGCGCCAGCTGGAATTTCCTCAGGAACCTCCCGGTCTCACAGTTCTACCACGTCTCCTATGACATGGAGATTCCTTACAACGTCTACGGCGGCCTCCAGGATAACGGCAGCTGGATGGGTCCTAGCGAGGCGCCCGGCGGTGTGCAGAACAAGGATTGGCGTTCCGTAGGCATCGGCGACGGCTTCTACGTCTTCCCCCATCCCACCGACAAGAACGTTCTCTACTCCCAATACCAGGGCGGCCGCATCCTGCGCTTCCATAAGAAAACCGGCGAGATCAAGTCGATCATGCCCCAGCCGGCTGCGGGCGATCCGAAGTTCAGATTCAACTGGAACGCCGCCGCCGCGCTGAGTCCTGCCAATCCCGACACGCTCTACCTGGGCGGCCAGTTCCTTTTCCGCTCCCGAAACCGGGGCGAAAGCTGGGAAAAGATCTCGCCCGATCTCACCACCAACAACCCTGAAAAACAGAAGCAGCAGGAGTCCGGCGGCCTGACCGCCGACAATTCCTCCGCCGAGAACCACTGCACCATTTACGCCATTGCCGAGTCGCCCAGGGATCCGAACATTATCTGGGCCGGCACAGACGACGGCAACCTCCAGCTCACCCGCGACGGCGGAAAGACCTGGAAAAATCTCGTGGTCAACGTGCCGGGTGTTCCCCAATGCACCCAGGTCTCGAGCATCGAAGCCAGCCGGCACGCACCGGGCACGGCCTACGTCTCTTTCGACGGCCATATGCTCGGCGACAGCAAGACATACGTCTTCAGGACGGCCGACTTCGGAGCGACCTGGACTCCGATCATGACCGGGGACATCAAAGGCTACGCCCACGTTGTCCGGGAAGACACGGTCAAGCCCGATGTGCTGTTTGTCGGGACCGAGTTCGGGCTTTTCCTCACCGTCGACGGCGGAAAACAGTGGGCGCAATTCACCGGCGGCCTGCCCAATGTGGCCGTGCGCGACCTTGCAATTCACCGGCGCGATGATGCCCTCATCATCGCCACTCATGGCCGCGGCATCTATGTGGTCGATGACATTACCCCTATCCGCCAGATCACGCAGGAGGTGCTTGAGTCGAAGATCACGATTCTCAACAACAAGCCGTCGCCCGTGCGCCTCGTCTCGCGCGTGCAGGCTTTCGGCGGCAACGACGAGTTTGTCGGCCAGAATCCGCAGGAAGTCGCCTGGATTACCTACTACCTCAAAGAACGCCACGTGATCGGCGAGTTCAATATCGAGATTTATGACAGCCAGGGCAACATGGTAACAAAGCTCGCGGCTGGCACGCGCCGCGGTATCAACCGCGTTGCCTGGCCCATGCGCCTGAAGCCGCCGCGTGTGGCCACGGCGGCCACCCTCGAAGGCAATTCGATGCTCGGCCCCTCCGCGCCGGAAGGGAATTACACCGCCAGACTCATCATGGACGGCGAAACCTTCACCGCGCCCATCAGGCTCGTGGCCGATCCCGCTTCGCCTCATTCGGAGGAAGACCGCAAGCTGCAGCAACAGACCGTGCTGCGCCTCTACCGGCTCATCGAGCGCATCGCTTTCGTGTCGGCCTCGATCGCCGAGGCACGGGATCAGGCTCGCGACCGCGCCAAACAGGTCCGGGCCGTCACCGGCACCAAGACCATTGACGAAGGGCTGGCCAAAGGCCTCGATGCCTTCGCCGACGAACTCGACAAGCAGATTGCCGCCATCGCCGCGCAAAAACAGGAAGGCACGCCGGGCGCCGCATTCCCCGAAGCCAGGCTGCGGGAGATGGCCGGCGAGCTGTATGGCGACGTTTCCGGCTACGGGGGGCGGCCCAGCCAGTCCCAGCTCGAACGCGCCGGCGTCCTTGAACAGGAAGCCGAGAAGGTGAACTCCGGTCTGGAGCGCCTGCTCGCCCGGGACCTTGAACCGCTCAATGCGAAGCTCAAAGCCTCAAATCTTGCCCCCATCGCCCGCCTTACTAAAGAGGAGTTCGACAAGCGCCAGAGGTGA
- a CDS encoding DinB family protein has protein sequence MTNLEFCIARRKAEQPAFIRVIKAIPQGRLEYRPDPKSRTAAELAWLLATEEAALISLLDAGVVEWKESAPPARIDRILANFERDSAEVNERLGRLDETAWEKKVRLLMGGGGAWEDTLSQMVWGFLFDAIHHRGQLSTYLRPMGGKVPSIYGPSADDPGQ, from the coding sequence ATGACCAATCTCGAGTTTTGCATTGCCCGTCGCAAAGCCGAGCAGCCCGCGTTCATCCGTGTGATCAAGGCAATCCCTCAGGGGCGACTCGAATACAGACCCGATCCGAAGTCGCGCACGGCTGCTGAACTGGCCTGGCTGCTGGCGACTGAGGAAGCGGCCCTGATCAGTCTTCTTGATGCCGGTGTCGTCGAATGGAAGGAGTCGGCCCCGCCAGCGCGTATCGATAGGATCCTGGCGAATTTCGAGCGCGACTCCGCCGAGGTCAACGAACGGCTGGGGCGTCTCGATGAGACGGCGTGGGAGAAGAAGGTCCGCTTGCTGATGGGCGGCGGCGGCGCCTGGGAGGACACACTCTCCCAGATGGTGTGGGGATTTCTGTTCGACGCCATCCACCATCGCGGGCAACTCAGCACGTATCTGCGCCCGATGGGAGGGAAGGTGCCTTCGATCTACGGTCCGTCCGCAGACGATCCCGGGCAGTAG
- a CDS encoding HAMP domain-containing protein has product MKLRTRLLILVAITVALTVALVTWIVVASTRRSFEELDTQRTSALLAQLRTEFNRRGEEIVRRVEGIAGSESLLRIAIELSRPNADYAPWVNEASAFAEAHGLDFLELIAHDGTIVSSAQWPARFGYKESWILQEVDWQKEGPFLRSEELATGMALALVAIRTVPAGNQYLYITGGMRLDQKFLASLVLPEGMRVLLYQNFGDSFSPQNVIDATGKPVPGAELKPLVTQVILAGREASQTIDWADGPEALHGIPLMGRENKLLGVLMVGSSKRELARLTARIRWAGALLGGLGILIGVILSYPVAARFTRPIERLAEGARAVAGGNWNTRVDVVSTGEVGQLEGAFNSMTRQLIDQRDRLLQAERVAAWRELARRLAHELKNPLFPLQITVENLRRARKQAPEQYDEVFEESTATLLAELENLKAIIGRFSGFAKMPQPQIEPVQLNEILSHGLKLVEAQLHMPGRPPIATELQLNPDVGVVQADPELLNRAFQNLFLNAVDAMPEGGRLTVRSWRQDGVHIEVSDTGAGLTREECERLFTPYYTTKQHGTGLGLAIVQSVVSDHTGKIGVESSPGQGTTFHIELPG; this is encoded by the coding sequence ATGAAGCTGCGCACGAGGTTGCTCATCCTGGTAGCCATCACCGTGGCCCTGACCGTTGCGCTGGTTACCTGGATCGTAGTGGCCTCAACCCGGCGCTCATTCGAGGAGCTCGACACCCAGCGCACTTCGGCACTCCTGGCCCAGTTGCGAACCGAGTTCAACCGCCGCGGCGAGGAGATCGTGCGGCGTGTGGAAGGCATCGCCGGGTCAGAGTCCTTGCTGCGGATTGCGATCGAACTGAGCCGGCCCAATGCCGATTACGCCCCCTGGGTGAACGAAGCCTCTGCATTCGCAGAAGCCCACGGGCTCGACTTCCTCGAGCTGATCGCTCATGACGGAACCATCGTTTCCTCTGCCCAATGGCCCGCACGGTTCGGCTACAAGGAAAGCTGGATTCTGCAAGAGGTGGATTGGCAGAAGGAGGGTCCGTTTCTGAGGAGCGAGGAACTGGCCACAGGGATGGCACTGGCGCTGGTCGCGATCCGCACCGTGCCGGCGGGAAACCAGTATCTGTACATCACTGGAGGCATGCGGCTCGATCAGAAATTCCTGGCATCCCTGGTACTGCCGGAAGGAATGCGCGTGTTGCTCTATCAGAATTTCGGTGACAGCTTCTCGCCGCAGAATGTCATCGACGCCACGGGGAAGCCGGTTCCGGGAGCGGAATTGAAGCCGCTGGTCACGCAGGTGATTCTGGCCGGCCGGGAAGCCTCCCAGACGATTGATTGGGCCGATGGCCCGGAAGCTCTCCACGGCATTCCCCTCATGGGCCGGGAAAACAAGCTTCTGGGTGTGCTGATGGTGGGCAGCTCCAAACGTGAACTGGCAAGGCTGACCGCAAGGATTCGGTGGGCCGGAGCCTTGCTCGGTGGGCTGGGCATTCTCATCGGTGTGATACTGAGTTATCCGGTCGCCGCGCGTTTTACGCGGCCGATCGAGCGTCTGGCGGAAGGTGCGCGCGCCGTTGCCGGAGGAAACTGGAACACCAGGGTCGATGTCGTCTCCACGGGCGAGGTCGGCCAACTGGAAGGCGCATTCAACTCCATGACACGACAGCTGATCGATCAGCGTGACCGTCTGCTCCAGGCCGAACGAGTCGCGGCCTGGCGCGAGCTCGCGCGGCGGCTGGCGCATGAATTAAAGAATCCACTCTTCCCCCTGCAGATCACGGTCGAAAACCTGCGGCGCGCCAGGAAGCAGGCGCCCGAGCAATACGACGAGGTGTTCGAGGAGAGCACTGCCACACTGCTCGCGGAATTGGAGAACCTGAAGGCGATCATCGGCCGCTTCAGCGGCTTTGCCAAGATGCCGCAGCCGCAAATCGAGCCCGTGCAATTAAACGAAATCCTGAGCCATGGTCTCAAGCTGGTTGAGGCTCAGCTCCATATGCCCGGGCGGCCGCCGATTGCCACGGAGCTCCAACTCAATCCGGACGTAGGAGTGGTTCAGGCTGATCCGGAGCTGTTAAACCGCGCGTTTCAGAATCTCTTTCTTAACGCCGTCGACGCCATGCCCGAAGGCGGCCGGCTGACTGTGCGCAGCTGGCGGCAGGACGGGGTGCACATCGAGGTCTCAGACACGGGCGCAGGATTGACCCGGGAGGAGTGTGAAAGGCTGTTTACTCCTTACTACACGACCAAGCAGCATGGCACCGGGCTTGGTCTGGCGATTGTGCAGTCTGTCGTCAGCGATCATACGGGCAAGATCGGGGTGGAGAGCAGCCCCGGGCAAGGCACGACTTTTCATATCGAGCTGCCCGGATAA
- a CDS encoding sigma-54 dependent transcriptional regulator, translated as MSHLLLVDDDPNTLASLARAFRLAGYEATVCDNAARAIQLILDHRFDVILSDVVMPGMDGIRMLEELRSSGISTPVIMISGQANVEMAVRATRLGAVDFLEKPLSTDKLLLTVGNALRLASLEEENRQLRLRVGKHEMVWRSEVMHRLMQQVERVAASETRACILGETGTGKELIARTLHDKSTRKDGPFVSLNCAAVPGELIESELFGHEKGAFTGASARHNGKFEQAHKGTLFLDEIGDMPSVMQAKLLRVLEEGEMERLGGERPIAVDARVIVATHRNLEELVRQGSFRQDLYHRIFVFPLMIPPLRERLEDIPVLADYFARLIANQNGWRPKTFTPEAIEVLGRYSWPGNVRELRNVVERLLLLAGAQVDAESVALALPHPAGGSVAGRAGIGTLSERMEALEREVLLSTLQHHGYRMAETARALGLERSHLYKKCQHLGIDLKAARRH; from the coding sequence ATGAGTCATCTGCTGCTGGTGGATGATGATCCCAACACGCTGGCATCTCTGGCGCGCGCCTTCCGTCTTGCCGGATACGAAGCGACGGTGTGCGACAATGCGGCGCGTGCCATCCAGCTGATCCTCGACCACCGGTTCGATGTGATTCTCTCCGACGTGGTCATGCCCGGGATGGACGGCATCCGAATGCTGGAGGAACTGCGCTCGAGCGGCATCTCCACTCCGGTCATCATGATCTCCGGCCAGGCGAATGTTGAAATGGCTGTGCGCGCCACACGCCTGGGCGCCGTTGATTTCCTGGAAAAACCGCTCTCTACCGATAAGCTGCTGCTGACAGTCGGAAATGCGCTGCGGCTGGCGTCGCTGGAGGAGGAAAACCGCCAGCTGCGGCTCCGCGTCGGAAAACACGAAATGGTCTGGCGCAGCGAGGTCATGCACCGCCTGATGCAGCAGGTCGAGCGCGTCGCGGCGAGTGAGACGCGCGCCTGCATCCTGGGCGAGACCGGCACCGGGAAGGAACTGATTGCGCGCACCCTTCACGATAAGAGCACGCGCAAGGATGGCCCGTTCGTCTCCCTGAATTGCGCAGCCGTGCCCGGGGAGTTGATCGAGTCCGAGCTTTTCGGCCATGAGAAGGGAGCATTCACGGGCGCTTCTGCCAGGCACAACGGGAAGTTTGAGCAGGCCCACAAGGGGACGCTCTTCCTCGACGAGATCGGCGACATGCCCTCTGTCATGCAGGCAAAGCTCCTGCGGGTGCTGGAGGAAGGAGAGATGGAGCGTCTCGGCGGCGAGCGGCCCATCGCAGTGGATGCCCGTGTCATTGTGGCTACGCACCGGAATCTGGAAGAGCTCGTGCGCCAGGGGAGCTTTCGCCAGGACCTCTATCATCGGATCTTTGTCTTTCCCCTCATGATCCCGCCGTTGCGCGAGCGGCTCGAAGATATACCCGTGCTCGCCGACTACTTCGCCCGACTGATCGCGAATCAGAACGGCTGGAGGCCGAAGACCTTTACCCCGGAAGCCATCGAGGTTCTCGGACGGTACTCATGGCCGGGAAATGTGCGCGAGCTGCGTAACGTCGTGGAGAGGCTGCTGCTTCTGGCCGGAGCTCAAGTGGATGCTGAGTCCGTCGCCCTGGCGCTGCCGCACCCCGCCGGCGGTTCGGTGGCCGGCCGCGCCGGAATCGGCACGTTGAGTGAGCGTATGGAAGCGCTCGAGCGGGAGGTCCTGCTGTCCACCTTGCAGCATCATGGTTACCGGATGGCTGAAACGGCTCGTGCGCTGGGCCTCGAGCGCAGCCACTTGTACAAGAAATGTCAGCACCTGGGCATCGACCTCAAAGCCGCCCGCCGCCACTAG
- the cas1 gene encoding CRISPR-associated endonuclease Cas1: MESPAERGESSRSALPDYLPARMLNEFSYCPRLFFYEWVDGIFEESVDTIEGKNQHRHVDEKATGLPVPEDLGDDTLRSRSVTLSSESNGVIARMDLVEAAGGLVTPVDYKHGTPRETAQGIELWPADKIQLAAQGLVLRDNGYRCEEGLVYYFKTKQRVRVAFDEALMAETVRLIGEARAAAANGRIPPPLEDSPKCQGCSLAGICLPDETIGLSTSLQPGNGTQLLLFGGGGLAAVHASDSPAIRRLIAPRDDLRPAYLNTQGMRVGKSGEVLQVREKDALKQEIRIGEISQLNLMGNIQLSTQAIQTLCYADVPVCYFSQGGWFYGITTGLNTKNVFLRKAQYSLAEQEWFVLALARKLVAGKIRNQRIMLQRNHIEPKAVTLQQMKSMAERAEVAENIEELLGIEGNGARLYFGDFAGMIKAEDDPDVPSQFKFDFSQRNRRPPRDAVNALLSFTYSLLAKDCTIACYAVGFDPMLGFYHQPRFGRPALALDLMEPFRPLIGESVVLSAINNRMVRPKDFVAAGPAVSLTAAGRKGLLQAYELRMDSLVTHPIFDYRVSYRRLLEIQARLLARFLQGEIGAYPVFVTR, from the coding sequence ATGGAATCGCCTGCAGAGCGCGGGGAAAGCAGCCGGAGCGCGTTGCCTGACTATCTGCCGGCGCGCATGCTCAACGAATTCTCTTATTGCCCGCGGCTGTTCTTCTATGAATGGGTCGACGGTATCTTTGAGGAGAGCGTCGATACCATCGAGGGCAAGAACCAGCACAGGCATGTGGACGAAAAGGCTACGGGGCTCCCTGTGCCGGAGGATCTGGGCGATGACACGCTCCGCTCGCGGTCGGTCACGCTGTCGAGCGAAAGCAATGGCGTGATCGCGCGCATGGACCTGGTCGAAGCCGCAGGCGGGCTGGTCACGCCGGTCGACTACAAGCACGGCACCCCGCGCGAAACCGCCCAAGGCATTGAACTGTGGCCTGCCGACAAGATCCAGCTGGCGGCGCAGGGACTGGTCCTGCGCGACAACGGTTACCGCTGCGAAGAAGGCCTCGTTTATTACTTCAAGACGAAACAGAGGGTGCGTGTCGCCTTCGACGAGGCGTTGATGGCTGAGACCGTACGCCTCATCGGAGAAGCGCGCGCGGCAGCTGCGAACGGGCGCATTCCGCCGCCCCTTGAGGATTCGCCGAAATGCCAGGGCTGCTCGCTGGCTGGGATCTGCCTGCCCGATGAAACCATCGGCCTGTCCACCTCCCTGCAGCCTGGCAATGGGACCCAGCTCCTGTTGTTCGGAGGCGGCGGGCTGGCAGCGGTCCATGCCTCCGATAGTCCCGCAATACGCCGGTTAATCGCCCCCAGGGACGATCTCCGGCCGGCGTATCTGAACACGCAGGGGATGCGCGTGGGAAAGTCCGGAGAAGTGCTTCAGGTGCGGGAGAAGGATGCCCTCAAACAGGAGATCCGGATCGGCGAGATTTCGCAGCTCAATCTGATGGGCAACATCCAGCTTTCCACGCAGGCGATCCAGACGCTTTGCTATGCCGATGTTCCCGTCTGCTACTTTTCCCAGGGCGGCTGGTTTTACGGCATCACCACCGGGCTGAACACAAAAAACGTCTTCCTGCGCAAAGCCCAGTACAGCCTTGCGGAGCAGGAATGGTTTGTGCTGGCATTGGCCCGGAAGCTGGTGGCCGGCAAAATTCGTAACCAGAGAATCATGCTGCAGAGGAATCACATCGAGCCCAAGGCGGTCACGCTCCAGCAGATGAAATCGATGGCAGAAAGGGCGGAAGTAGCCGAGAATATCGAAGAATTGTTGGGGATCGAGGGCAACGGTGCGCGCCTCTACTTCGGTGATTTCGCGGGCATGATCAAGGCTGAGGACGACCCTGACGTCCCCAGCCAGTTCAAGTTCGACTTTTCGCAGAGAAACCGCCGGCCGCCGCGCGATGCTGTAAACGCGCTGTTATCGTTCACATACAGCCTTCTTGCGAAGGATTGTACGATTGCCTGCTACGCCGTGGGCTTTGATCCAATGCTGGGGTTTTATCACCAGCCTCGCTTCGGACGGCCGGCTCTGGCGCTGGATCTCATGGAGCCATTCCGGCCGCTGATCGGCGAGTCGGTAGTCCTGAGCGCGATCAACAATCGTATGGTCCGGCCAAAAGATTTCGTGGCAGCGGGACCGGCAGTTTCGCTCACTGCTGCGGGACGGAAAGGGTTGCTCCAGGCATACGAGTTGAGGATGGATAGCCTGGTAACCCACCCGATTTTCGATTACCGGGTAAGTTATCGGCGGTTGCTGGAGATTCAGGCGCGCTTGCTGGCGCGGTTTTTGCAGGGTGAGATCGGCGCGTATCCTGTTTTTGTAACCCGCTGA